GTGAACAGGACCTTTACCATTTAACTTTGAGGGCAAGATCTCACCACGTGAGAGGTGACGTCAGGGCTACTTCACCATATCTGTTAAAAGTTCAGTTTCAAAGACTGACAAGAGTTTGCTCTTGTTGACCACTGTGGCATACAATTTTGAAATACTATTTAATTACATACAGTGTTAACAGTTTTACAGATCTCACCAAACAGATAAAATcccatatatatttatgtaattaCATCTACTATAGCTGTTTACCAGGGTAAACATTTGGTGCTGTGTAGTTCAGCCCTCAAAAAcaagaatataaatatattaaaatatagcCCATTTTATTATCATATTGTCAGTTGATGACTGCTAGTACATTTGTTTCCATTGGcactctgcttttgaaaggaaaataaatttctgtaaaaatctgtaaaagatACATATAGGTATTTAAACTgatccaaataatttttcagggATTATCCTAACACTCAAACTTCATATGCTtgtaaaaatgttcttttgcaAAGCAGCAAGCTGGTTATATAAACCCCCAGTAATCATAGCCATCAGCtacaaataaagagaaatggaaaagagacaCAGTAAGATGTATTTCAGTTTCCCTTCAACTGAGTAAGATAttctaaagaaattaattaatacaaggttatttttataataaGCACCCAGACTACGAAAAAAAGTGTGCCATCActcacacattaaaaaaagcaaacatcacATTCAAGATTCTGTCATTTCTAAACAGCATCTGCTGGATGCATCTTCATAGAAGATCCCACTAATCAGTACACGATACTGCAACAGGTATCAGTCTTGTCACCAAAACTACGAACTGCTGATGTGTTTTTACCTCACTGGGAAGCATGGAACCCATTgataaggaaagcaaaaccagttcATAACTGTAATGAAAATACAATATGCATCTTGGTacatggaaaaatgtttctcaaTAAGTGAGGATTATAGTTATTTGAATGTCATAAAAATTACACCAGTCTAAGATTCACAATACTAGGAGTGGGGTGTAAGCCCCAGAACACTTAACGGAACTTCCAAGCTGCATCTGAATCAATACTGAGtttaagcaaataaatgaatgcaGACTCTTCTTGATTTGAAGTTTTGTGTATTATCCATTTTGTGTTACACTCTTGGAAACATTAAAATGACAGCATGGCAAATGTTCCCAAGAATGCCTCACatggctgaagaaaaaaaaatgtttaattgcATTAATTCCCACAGTCAATCATTTAGTGCAAACATATAATACAGTTCCTAACCCACAGGTATTGTTTCTTGGCTGTTTTGAATTTCCACATTGTCATCATTCACCAGTGACTATgatatttaaatacatactgTTAGGAGTGTCTCACTGTACCAACTCCAAGTGGACAGCAGCAGACCAATTataattgaaatgttttttctcagttttttttttttaattaatagctACTTAAGTAGCTATCAAGATTAATCACTTttcaaaataggaaaataaacacATGAATACAACTATTGCTATAGGGACATTTAAAAGGTGGGaggtattaaaaatatgttgttgGACAATATCAGGTGTCACTCAAAGCAGAAGTGAACACAACTGTGTTAGCAGCCAGGGTGAATGCCAACAGCCAATAAAATCCTGTCAGAACTTGAGCCTCCACCTGACCAGTGCGCAAAGGAAAGAGCGTGTCGAACGGAACACGCTACCTCAGAGGAGCGGGTTAAATAAATTAAGCCGACAGGTATTTTCACGGGGCATCCCTTCACGCAGATCTCCCCTCAGGGCAGCTCCGGCCCGTCCTCACGGCAGCAGCCGCCACGCCACCGCCGCCCGCAGCGCCGCAGGGAGGCGGGGCACCGCCCGCGCGCCCCCGACCGCGGCCAATCCCCGGTCTCCGCGCGCACCGGCGGGGGCGGGAGCAGCGGCGGCCGTTCGAAAAGCGCGGGCGGCGCCTCCGGTGAGGGGGGGCGAGGCCAGGCCGGTCCGGCCCGCTCCCCTGAGCGACAGCCGCGAGGAGCTGGGGCCTCCGCCGCCATCAGACCCTCGTCTTCCTCTGAGGGCCTGGGACGGGCGCGTGAAGACTCCCTCTGCCTTTTGGGAGACCAAAGAACGTGAAAGAACTCCTTTATCGCCTAGGAGAAGGGGTagctgagagagcagctggTAACGTTAAGTCTGTTCcttttaaatggattttctaCGTTTGAACAGTGAATACATGTGAAGGATTTGAGAAAGTCTATTTATATCATGGTGAGGGGCTGAACTTGGTCATTAATGTAAAGGCCCTCAGTCTGGGCAGAGTGCTACGCTATCAGAATTAGCAGGACTTCATGTAGCACTGTATGATGTAATGGCCCAGTCACAACAGGTGCAATTTTACTTCTGAATAGGAGCAGAAGTCACTTTAGTTACACCACCAGGGTAAAGATCCCCCTTCCACAAGACTAGACCACACTAATACTATACCCTCCAAAGAACTGTAATCAATTTTGTAACATTTCAAGGCTAATACAGCTAGATACAACTAAGGTAAGTTTTACATTAGATTAGCCCTGACTTTACTCCTTTTCATTTGCTAGGAAAGGAAGTTTGATAGACAAAGACTGTGCATCAGCCATACTGATTAGTGTTCATTCACTTACCTTCAACCCTatcctatatatatataaatatgctCCTGTTACTTCTCAGTGCCACTCTAGGATGTTAGCCTCATTTGTTATCTTGAGGAGAATaataatttgtgttttaaatataaagcaaaaatcaTCCAACTAAGCATCACTTTCACCTATCTTCAGGAAGATTTGTGGCACTTAAGCAAGACCCAAGGGATTAGCTATTTTAGTATTTATTGCAGGATTTGGTAGTAAGGCTTCTGTAATGTCTGTTTTTTCCAACTGCACAAGACAAGTTTACTACTCAAGGCATGCAACTTCCACTTGTGACTCATGTAAGTAGCCCCAGGCCTCAACTTTGTTATTGCTCACTTTAAGCAGGACAGAACTTGTTTACTACTTGAGGAGCTGAAGTTAAAAGGTCCTGGCCTTTAAGAGTTTAATCTTTACAGATACATAAAGATCACAGAGTTCTAACTCACTTATATTGCTAGGCAATAGTTTCTTCCCCACATCCTCAGCTCTGAAGTTCAGGACTTTATTACAAGCCACCTTTAACCATGAAGCTACACAGCAGACACAGCTTTAATGTAACTTAAGGCCATAGTCACATGCTTTGAGTTTTACAGTATGCATATAATAATTTGGTATATGAAGATTAAAGACAAGGCTGAACACATCCGAGTACCATATTTTATAGTGCCACCCTTCTTTTGATCTTTATCATATGACTACAAGATAATAGATAACTGGCATATTCTCACTCCCATTCCATTTAAGTGGGAGTGACTAGGGATTAATGTATATCGAAGGAAGGTTGCTTTCCAGAAAGCCCAGTCTTCCACTCCTGTACAGTGTACAAACTGAATGCTGGATTCCCAGCAATTTAGCATAAACAGTCATAGTTTTGACCAAAGCAGATTTAGAAATGAATAAGCTGACACAGTGCATGAAAATATGCCCAGCCTTTGTCAGGGATGTTTATGCTTCATGCTCTGTGTACTGTAGTATTGCTTAAGTCTGACAGCCTAGTATCAAACCATGTTCCTCTACCTAGTAGCAAAGTCATGAAGAGTATAAATAGTACTATACTCCTGCACAATGAAAACTAAGTGTTAGTATCTCCATTTTAATGGAGCTGTAAAAGGCCTTTAGGAATCGAGATGTCTACAGACAGCTCAGCAGACAGAGCTTTTGGAAGTGCAGCCTGCATTGCTTTCAGGTCTCCCGATGACCATACATAAGAACAGTAGACAGTATGCTCTTTCCACAAGTTTAATAGAGTTACAAAAGGATACCAACTGCTCTATATGCAACACATTGCTAACCACATACACTGCATTGTCACTAAAGTCAACAGGGCTTGATGTACAGATACTGATCATTAAGATTTTCTACAAGGATAGTGTCAACAGGACAAACTTTCCTTCAAGTAAAAAAGTTACTGTTTATACCTATAGCATGATCCCTCGACTCGGATGCAATGACTTAGTCAACACTCAGTAACTGATGCTTGCTCTTTACATAAGGCATACTAGTTTCCACTCAGACTGAAAGTTTATTTCTGCTTGGAGAAATACTCTTTACTTTTGTGAACATCAGGCTTGATCGTGTCACTGCCAGGCTTCCAGCCAGCTGGGCACACTGAAATGATAAGAATGTTTAAAGTCTtaccagctgcttctgcagaacaTGCTTTACACAACATTAAAGCAAACTAGCAACTCAAAACATATATACATCTTTGCAACATACAGAAGGTGCATTATCAGTGTGGCATTATGTTCAGTTTATTTTACTCGCTTCCATCTGTTCACTAGGTAGCAGCACCCAAGGAACCACATATTTACCCATGGAACAGGGGGCCCTTTACACCTgcacccctccccaccctgcttAAAAGCTTCATAGAAACTTGACAACAGGGTAACGCCAACTCCAGCGGAAGGCTTTACAACTATGGCAGTACACTTCTCTCCTTAGATCCAGTCAAGTCTATATTCTCCTTACCTTTAAATCAACCCTAGTCCCATTCTCCAGTTTaatggggagggggagaaacaGTTAAAACTGTCTCTAGTTCCCCTATATGGCTATCAAAAGGCCACCAAGATGCAGAAGTTGCATGGCCTCAAAATCACAGCAACTCCCGGGCAGCAATTTTTGGACACCATCTTGTACACAGCCATGCAAGGCTTAATGCATGCTCCACACAAGACTGGCAACTCTAGATACAGTATTCTCAGCTTCTGAGTGTTGCTACACACCTTATTCTGGTCTATCCTGGTTTAAGTGAGGCTGCAGTCCTAGTTCTGGAGGAAAAGCTTTTGCCAGCTTTTGACTACTCCAGGGCATAGTAAACCCCAAAAGACTTCATTTGCATGACATATGACTGCTCTGTCATCAAATGTTAGGGATGTCTCCTCAGCTGACAAGAGGATGGCATAGAAGTTCAGAAACACTGTCTCTCTTCAGGCTACAGCACAGCCACAACAGCAGCttgttttaatgaaatctgCCATTGATTTACCAGTTCTAAAACAAGTTAAGTATGACCAGCAGCAACACATGTTATTAGTTAATGACAGCTGAAGAATACTAATACCTACATACCAATTTTGAGTTTCCATAACCTGTTTCAAACCTTTCTtctgcagtgcttttttttttagtaattccTGCAGAAAAGCTACCAGCCTCAAGCACCTCATCACTCTTGAACTATGGGCACAAAGACTCTCATCCATTTTCCCCTCACTACACATGGCCACAAAGATCAGCAGGCTTTCTGGGAATTTAAATGCTTTGTCTAACAGACTGCATAAAACATTGCATTAGTACTGATTGTCTCAACCTACCAAATCTGAGAGCAGAGGCTAAATTATGCTTACGCTTGCAGGCTAAGTTATTCCATGTTCTTCATTTCTGTctcaattattttctgtgtctaATTGAAAGAGACAACTGCTATGTGCTCAACTAGACATCCAGCACCAAATTGATTTAACTGGTATTTTGACATTAGCAAGTACTCCATGGACCATTAACTGGAATAGGATAAATATAGCACTGTGGTGTCCTTCAACAAGTAGCTTTACAGAACCAGCTGCATTTCAAGAAGCACAATCACTTGCTGTGCACAGATCACTACAGGTACTTAGTACCTTTCAGTAAAGCTCAATTTAACCTGCCTAGTTAATACTAGTTAATAAGATTAGAAAGAAGAACTCTTACCTTCTCCATGTTTATCTGTAAACTGGAAGGCCTGGACAAGTCTGAGGGTTTCATCAACAGAACGGCCAACAGGAAGATCATTGATTGTTATCTGCCTCAAGATCCCCTTCTCGTCAATTATGAACAGACCCCTAAAAAACATGCACATCCCTAAAGTTAAACAGCGCTTTTGAAAGACTGATTGGACTGAAGTGAGTTTCAAAAactcagtttcatttttctattaTGGTAGTAAGTTATGTCATCTAGTATTATTGATCTCTTCCTAAAAACTAGTACCTTCAGGGTATGCATAGCACTAACATTAGCAGTTGAAAGCCTAACATTCAGCAGGAACTAGGAGGGACAGGAGGTAAGTCAAAACAATAATGCAGGAAAGCAACACTTCCTATTTAACAAAGATACTagtagaaaaaacaaatggCAGAGAAACCCAAGGAGAAAGTGAATTGAAGGAGAGGCATTCTTACATTCAAATAAAAACTACACACActgttctcaaaaaaaagaacatagcAATGGCTCATCAGTTAGTCCTCCAAAGTCATGTTAAGAGTTAGAAGTTCAGCTCCCTCAGCAACTTCAACTGAGCAGTCAACTAAAAGATAAGGCTTGGATTTTAATCTGTACTTTAATCACTAAATACCTGTAATCACTTTCACGACTATGTAGGCCTTGCATTACCAGTGTTTGCAGAAGCTCACCTTCATGAGACTCCTGCACTGTGCAGATAGGTAATCAAAGGGAAGCAGCAGGCATTTATCCATCTTACCAAAACCATGAAAAGTCTAAACCCTATGGAGAACCAAGTAGCATCTCCCCTTGTAGCAGTGTTTGATAGCTTGAATCAGTTTACATCTAGAATAGCCAATAGCTTCAGCTTGCTGCAGGTGTTCAAGTATATGCAAGCTCTGTGTTGATCTGACATGCTCCATGTATTGCAATACAAGACTAACTGCCAGTTTACCTTCTTGCATATTACCTGTACGCAATACCTTCATCCTCTTTAAGTACTCCATATTCTCTGGCAATAGCACGTTTTGTGTCAGAAATCAGTGGGATTTTCATAGTACCCAAACCACCTTGTTTCTTAGGAGTGTTGATCCTAAAAGAAGGAAGTTTAAGTGTTAAAAATATGGACAGTTCAGAATAAAGTATAAGGTACAACAGAAGCTGATCCCTTCTGCAAGATCATTTTGTATGCCATGAGGCAACAGAAGAACTGAACAGTATGCTCAGTTCTGTTTAGAAGCACATGGCACTACCAATACTTCCCCAAATGCCTTTGATACTTCAGTAAGCAAGTCTGAATACACTCAGGATTCAGTTTCTGCAGGAACTGAGACCAGGCAGAACATTCTATTAGGTTAAAAAGATGATTCTTACCAGGCAAGGTGACAAAAGTGAGAGTCAACAGAAGCTCCAATTACttcacagttaattttcttgaaTTCGTCAGCTCTGTCACTGTATGCAATAATTTCAGTTGGACAGACAAAAGTGAAGTCCAGGGGGTAGAAGAAGAACACAACATATTTTCCTAGAAGAGCAGTAAAACCAGTTAATCCCTCCTACCTTTACAGAAGGTGTCATATTCAGTATCAACCATTCAAATACTGACAGAGGAGAAAGGGCTTGATTCAACACTACCTTTAAAGATTAAATGGCAAACTACAGATGTCTCTATTTTAAGACTTGCTATATAGATGACAAGCCCATAAAGCACCTATGGGATTTACACTTCAGCCAGATACCATTTATACCACTCTTCAAGGCCACTCTACAGCTAATAATGCAGAACCCTACCCAACTGAAGTCTCCAAAACCAGACTGTCAAATTTGACAGGGAATGCTTATCTCCTGCGTCTACTCCCATAGGCCTGCCCAGAATATATCTAGTACCTACACTAGAAGACCCTATGGTTAACTACTAACAGAGTGCAGAAGTGCCACAGGTCTAAAAGGCTACAAACCAAGGAGATATTTTAATTGAGTGGGTGACTAGCCTATACCTACTCACTGCCCTCATGCAGCCTGAGGGCAGCAGCTTCCAGTTAGAAATGTCTCTTTCTAAAGACATCCACATTAATACTTGAATACTTCAGGCTATCCCTTTGATCTTAGAAAGCTTTTTTGGCACAGCAAACATTTTGCCAGTACTCCAGAGAAAGGAACTTCATCAGTTAAGAGGAAAGAACCTACTTTCCACTGACAGAAAACCTACAAGAGAATATTTAGCCATTCCACATGGTATTTTGGAAATGTTACAGTCTCATACTATGACAGACAGCACAAATAAGCCTGGTCCAAGATTACAGTTCAGAGTTCTATGCTGATTAGCCACAATTATCATAGCTGGGAGACTCAGCCATGCTGCTTATGATGACTGCGCTTCCCAAGCATACTACAGCCATCACCCAGAGTCACTGTTAGTCAACTGCCAAGCAGTCACTATTACTTCAAAACAATCAAATATGTATCCTTGATGCCCTCCACTCCTGCATATGGCCAGATTATATCTGTGTAATTAGAGAAGCACAAAACCTTACCTTTATAGTCAGAGAGTTTGATGTCTTTGAATTGTCCATCTGGCATTACAGCCATGGCAGTAAAGTCAGGGGCTGGTTTTCCAATGAAGGCATTTCCTGAAGACATCTTGATTTAATCTAGATAAGAGTTAGTAATAATACAGTTTAAATACTAGTACATTTGCACCTGGAAGTAAGCATTTATTCAAAGCATCTTAGCAATTTAGATTAAAAACTAAAGACAGTTTATCAGCACTTGATCTTGAAACACAAGGCTTAAGAGTGAAATGAGTTTTAGCTTTGTCACCTGAGTAGTCCCGTCAAaacactaatatttttttcctaaagaagcAACACAGTAAGGTGCAGTTCAATAATCACAGCCTAGATACCCAGATTACTACCACTTAAAGATCTATGGCTCACTAGTCTCCTAATGATACAGTAATGGTTATCTTTGACCAGCAATAGCTCATCACAGTCTGGAAAAGGGACAGCCTGCTAGAGTTTCAGCAGTATTCAGTAAGTCTTCCAGTTCCACTTGGTGGATGAGTTAGCCTGAGGTTTAGAAGTTTTGATGAGCAGACCCTTGTTCAAGTTTGCAAGGGAATTTAAGACCTCAAATTTTATCTTCCTGTTGATTCCAGAAGAAAAGAACTTTTGTTAATCTCAAGAGAGCAGTGCTCTGCATAACTACACTCGAGCCTTTCAAACAATTAGaacttgttttatttgcaaCTAGACAGACTCATGATATACATGGGAATCACATTCTATGTTAGCAATTAAAATTTCACCAAGTCTTAAACCTGTACAGCCAGGCTGTTCCCCCCTACTCCCTGCTTCCCAAGTCTACTGAAAAAGAGTAAGAGGATACACAAGGACAAGAGAACTCTACTTCTGGCTGCCCGCTCTAAAAGGCTAGCCATTTGTAATACACCCTGTATAGTACTTTTGCTCAGTCTGGGAATGCAGTGTATCACTTTAGAATTCCAGTTATTTCCAGAGCATAATCTTTCAAATAGGTAACTTTATGAACCTTGTTTCTTCAACTcacaaaataattcttaaaagtGATTTCACTTATGTCATTCTATACACTGCTACAAGCACTAGCTGCATTGGAGATAAACCTCTGAAAGGTTAGCGTGAGTCTCATGTTGCTAAGGAAAGACGAGATTCAAGGATTCTTCCAAGTCCTGCCTGCAAGGCACTAAGGCCATTCTAAAAAAGGTTGACAGCACCTCATTTCTTGGCTCCTTCCCCCTTGCCAGCCACTTTCATCCTGGAGAACTACCCCAGAAGTCTCAAACATTTAGCTTTCAATCCAAGTTTAGTCTTTTTAGTAATGTAATGGTTTTGCCTTTGAAAGTTTCTCTTACATACCCTGACAGTATATAGACAGTAGCCATCTACCTATCAGTTTTTGAGAAGTGCCAACATGTTCAGCATTTATAACTGCCTTTTGCAACAAAGCTCTTTAATCCCCATGTTCATCCAAGGGTTTAGTCTTCAACTGCAGCAGACTGGGAGCATGTCTTATGAATGAACATGGCCAGAACTTCAGTATTCATAGGATTGTACTGAAATAGTCTACTAGGAAGACATCAATAATCCCTCTGCCAGGCATCATGTAGCCATGAATGCAGGTGCAATTCTGAAACTGCAGTTCTGTAAGAGGGATGAGGGGGGCCAGGAACAGGACAGAGCCATTGCACAGTATTGATTTAAAATGCCTCCAGCTACTGAGTTTTATCTTATAAGCAATAGCTGTTTTGCCTGCAGCGCATGACCCCACGTTTTGTGACTGAATTACATTCTTTTCCATTACTCAAGCTCAAGGTCACCCTTTTGCTGCTCAGTACTATGCCAGTCCTCCTATATTTGTTCCATCAGCAATCCCCTGGAGTATTTTACCAGGTATTCAATGTCAAATAAAAGCTGTCAGACTGCTCTTTGATACTTCCCCTTTCTAAACTACAAGTTATTGCCCCCTTGTTAGATAACATGAAAATCTTTAATATTGGCAGGAAATTTAGTTGCCTTGTACTGCAAGAGAATCACCGGCTTTCCTCAGAGCACCTACTGTGACCTGCCCACACATCTGCTTTTCCATGCAGGGTTATCATGTGTTCTCACATTTCTGCTGGGATTTGTAGCCACAGCATTTCCCAACCCACAGAGGAACAGACCGCAGGGTCAGTATGTGACTTCCTTTCATTctagaggaaaggagaatgGACACTGCAAATCAAGTACACTTGAATCAGGTCAGAGTATCTTTCAGTTGCTCATAGCTACATACAGCCTTAATTATCTTCAAAGGGCAATTACAACAAGCCATGCCTGCGCTCTTAACTAGTAATTTATACCTTTAGGACACCTTGAACAAAAGTGAAAGGCCCTTTCAGAACACACTATCAGCCTTCCAGTTCGCTACCCTCAGACTGTCGCAAAAACGCCGTTAAGCTACCGAGGTGCGGTCAGAAGGGAGCGATGTGCCACAGATCTCCTCGGTCCGAGCACACCGCAGCCAGGTGCGCGCAGACCGCGACGCTCCTTTTGCCGAAAAAGCTCAGCGGCGCGATCGCAGCACTCACCCGCGCAGCTCCGCCGCTCTGCGACGGGGACACCTGACCCCTTGCGTGCCCCCACCAaggtgcacttttttttttaaggccttAGAAGCGAGATGCCGACACGCTCGCCCACCACTGAGCCGCAGCCTCCAGCCCAGCGGGGTGGAGGGGGTGCGGGGGAGGCGGCTCCGCTCCCGGCTGCGCGCTCCCCCCCGCGGCTCCTCCCCGTGCGGCACAGCGGCGAGAGCTGATAAAGGCCGCGGCGTAGCAGAGAGATATCTGCCCCCTCTCccgcccccacccccaaaaaggGGGGAACTGAGCAAGGGAAGGAAGCGGCAGCCCCGCCGAGTGCTCTTCAGGGGCGGGATGCCCAGAGCAAGCGCTCGCCCCGCACGCATCGCTCGAGACCCCTCCGCGCAGaggggaaacaaaaacaaaagggatGGGGAACCGCACTGCACAAACCCCAGACGAACACCGCCCCGCGGCACGCACCCGCGCAGCTCCGGCCCCCCGCACTTACACAAAGAGCCGACCAGCCCGCACCTCCCAACAGCAGCAATGCCGAAACTgcggcagcccccgccgcgccgccccttTATACCCGCCCGATCTCGCGAGGAGacggggccgccgccgcgggaAGGGGGGGGCTGCCACCGCCCacgccccgctccccgcccgccgcggccaGGGCAGCATGAGTTGGCAGATTTGCAGCTCTCCCCGGCGGGCTGGGCGATAGCGGGCTTTGGGCGCCTTATCTGCACCGAGGCACTGCCCCGGACTGCTGAAAGCAGCGAAAGAATTTGAATAAATGGAGATGATTCTCGGGATAGTGCCCTGGGAGGTGCCGTGGAAATAACCAGTGTAGTGGTTGTAAACAATTAATGAGAAGATGACTCAGACGGCTTATTGCaagaataaattacttttttaatgcCTTAATATACGAAAGCTGTAATTATTAGAAGTTGTCAAAGAGGCAGGGGGTACACAGGATTTGGAGGGAGAGTGAGAGATGACTGGCATGTCATTTCGTCAATGAGAGTTGGCCATTGACCTCAGTATCAATAAAATCAGACTTGATTCTTCTCCATCAGTGGGAAGACTGATCCAAGTCATGCAAGTCagcaaaaaaagctgaaaactaaGTCTAACCTCTGAGCTTCGGGGGTAGGATGGAAACTTGTTGGAAGATAAAATACTCAATTCAGGGTGTTTTTACTCACGTCCGGAGTGAAGCTACTCTGAGGGATATTGAATCCTTGTAAGCGCTGTGTTTGGATCCAAGGCTAAATTGAAGCAGTGTGGTACTTTCTTGAGGACCAAACCctgaatttaaatataaaagttttattaaataatgaatACTAAAGGCCATTAAGGACATATCAATGACAAAACTGCTTGCTTTAGTTAAAAGTGATAAAGGTGTTTACCAACTGATTTTTACTCCTTGTCTGTTTCACAGTTTACAGTTGTGTTTCTTATACCTGTTAGAACTTGATTATAAATTCTAATGAGGAGAAAACCACAAAGGATTATCAAACTTTAAATGTTTATAATCTACATCGCTATGTAGTGTTGCTGGGTGACCATACCCATGTGGTGATTCACCCAAGAGACAACTGGTTTCAGTACCAGATGAAATTACTCCTTAAATAATAAAGGCCAAATAACATGTATATGtgtactgagaaaaaaaaaaatgcactcaCCTTAATACAAATAGTTTATCTACTGCTGTTTCTATTGTTACAgcatgcttaatttttttcagaaagaagttTGTTACTTTCTTAACATCAGTGTTGTAATGACAATTGAGGTCTATACATTGAGACATGTATATACCTACCTATCAACTCAGGCTATGAACCTGTGAACAGATTAATCCCCAAAAGGTCAGGCAATCCTAACTAAAAGCCCTAGAACAATGTAGGCTTGCTGCAACTGTAGCATGTTTACCAATGGAGAAAGCAGTAATGG
This DNA window, taken from Nyctibius grandis isolate bNycGra1 chromosome 8, bNycGra1.pri, whole genome shotgun sequence, encodes the following:
- the PRDX1 gene encoding peroxiredoxin-1; translation: MSSGNAFIGKPAPDFTAMAVMPDGQFKDIKLSDYKGKYVVFFFYPLDFTFVCPTEIIAYSDRADEFKKINCEVIGASVDSHFCHLAWINTPKKQGGLGTMKIPLISDTKRAIAREYGVLKEDEGIAYRGLFIIDEKGILRQITINDLPVGRSVDETLRLVQAFQFTDKHGEVCPAGWKPGSDTIKPDVHKSKEYFSKQK